A single window of Methanoregula sp. DNA harbors:
- the pstB gene encoding phosphate ABC transporter ATP-binding protein PstB: protein MACEAIISSNELNLWYHDTHALQSVTMKIPKNKVTALIGPSGCGKSTLLRCFNRLNDLIDHVTITGEITLDNHNIHAPGTDVVMLRKRVGMVFQKPNPFPKSVYENVAYGPRVHGVRDNREIDTIVEQSLCHAALWDEVKDRLDDSALGLSGGQQQRLCIARTLAVGPEVILMDEPCSSLDPIATAKIENLIDMLKQEYTVIIVTHNMQQAARVSDYTGFMYLGKLIECGRTKQIFEHPKEELTENYITGRFG, encoded by the coding sequence ATGGCCTGTGAAGCGATCATTTCATCAAACGAACTCAATCTCTGGTACCATGATACTCATGCACTCCAGTCTGTCACCATGAAGATTCCCAAAAACAAGGTAACGGCGCTGATCGGCCCGTCCGGTTGCGGCAAATCGACACTGCTGCGCTGCTTCAACCGGTTAAACGACCTCATCGACCATGTCACGATTACGGGGGAGATTACCCTTGACAACCACAACATCCATGCACCCGGGACTGATGTTGTCATGCTCCGCAAAAGAGTCGGCATGGTGTTCCAGAAACCCAACCCGTTCCCGAAGTCCGTGTACGAGAACGTCGCTTACGGGCCGCGGGTCCATGGTGTGAGGGATAACCGGGAAATTGACACGATTGTTGAGCAGAGCCTCTGCCATGCCGCGCTCTGGGACGAGGTAAAAGACCGGCTTGATGATTCGGCGCTCGGCCTCTCCGGCGGACAGCAGCAGCGCCTCTGTATCGCACGGACGCTTGCAGTTGGCCCCGAGGTGATCCTGATGGATGAGCCATGCTCGTCACTCGACCCGATTGCTACGGCAAAGATCGAGAACCTGATTGACATGCTCAAACAGGAATATACCGTTATCATCGTCACGCATAATATGCAGCAGGCTGCACGGGTGAGTGATTATACCGGGTTTATGTACCTGGGAAAACTCATTGAGTGTGGCAGGACCAAGCAGATCTTCGAACACCCAAAAGAAGAACTTACAGAGAATTACATTACCGGGCGGTTCGGGTAG
- a CDS encoding PAS domain S-box protein, with protein sequence MKRATGSKNKETEGVPEDLLAKYSILAENCPYIIYHLSLPDGHYKFVSSASEPMLGYHPDEMYQKPWFIEDIIHPVSRQYWNDMKIRLCHGDVPSFFEYQIVHKSGECRWLHQRNVVIHDENGQLIGINGIITDITKRRLAEEALRDKEELLHEIFNNANDAIFLHEMTPEGPGQYITVNDIAVQSLGYTREEMRHMSPRDIVPAAILHDILPDITKQMEKEGGATFESVHKRKDGSIFPVEVSTHIFPFRGRPVALSITRDITGRRKAEAELRESEEKLRSILDSSGEAIYGTDLEGNSTFVNQACIRILGYSNEGELLGKNMHLQIHHHDANGTFKPVEKCRLFQAFVKGEGVHIDDEKLWRADGTCFSAEIWSYPRRRNGVVTGAVVAFVDITGRRKAEAELRDSESRLNSIIQASPIPKFVIDRDHRVIFWNSALEKYSGIKAGELLGTNQQWRAFYLKERPCMADLLVDGATEKIPQWYEGKYAKSRIVDGAYEATDFFPHMGENGTWLHFTAAPINDSSGLIIGAVETLEDITDRKKAEEEIRAMNLFQTSIISNANVLLMVLDPHGNIQTWNQAAEDISGYGEQEVKGNSTVWKKLYPDKEYRKTITKNIERIISQNNFLENLETIIHCKNGTKKTILWNTRSLPDAKGAATGYVAIGVDVTERKKAEELQKHFTEELEKQVISRTGELNASLQEKVVLLREIHHRVKNNLQIIISLLNLQSRYIKDEKTQQIIKESQNRLKAMSLVHERLYQSEDISKIDLDGYVKFLGRNLVDFYGVRRQDVALKTDISGISVGINTAIPVGLILNELLSNSLKHAFPGGRKGEISIGIKRENDMLTILFKDTGAGLPADLDWRNGKTLGLRLVISLVEQLFGTIELDRTAGTSFTIVVKEKE encoded by the coding sequence ATGAAGAGGGCAACCGGATCAAAAAATAAAGAAACAGAGGGTGTCCCCGAGGATCTGCTGGCAAAATATTCTATTCTGGCCGAAAATTGCCCTTACATTATCTACCACCTGTCGCTCCCCGATGGTCATTATAAGTTCGTGAGTTCGGCATCGGAACCCATGCTTGGGTATCATCCCGATGAAATGTATCAAAAACCCTGGTTTATCGAAGATATTATCCACCCCGTTTCCCGCCAGTACTGGAACGATATGAAGATCAGGCTGTGCCATGGTGATGTACCCTCATTTTTTGAATATCAGATCGTCCACAAATCCGGGGAGTGCCGATGGCTTCACCAGCGAAATGTCGTAATCCATGACGAGAATGGACAACTCATCGGTATTAACGGGATTATTACCGATATCACCAAACGCAGGCTTGCAGAGGAAGCGCTGCGGGACAAGGAAGAACTCCTGCATGAGATCTTCAACAATGCGAACGATGCGATATTCCTGCACGAAATGACACCGGAAGGCCCCGGACAATACATCACGGTCAATGATATTGCCGTGCAGTCGCTTGGATATACCCGTGAAGAGATGAGGCATATGTCACCCCGTGACATCGTGCCGGCTGCTATTCTGCATGACATCCTGCCAGACATTACGAAACAGATGGAAAAAGAGGGGGGTGCCACCTTTGAATCCGTGCATAAACGAAAAGACGGCAGTATTTTTCCGGTTGAAGTAAGCACCCATATATTCCCGTTCAGGGGCAGGCCTGTCGCACTCTCCATTACCCGCGATATCACCGGGCGCAGGAAAGCAGAGGCAGAGCTGCGGGAAAGCGAGGAGAAACTCCGTTCTATCCTTGACTCCAGCGGTGAAGCGATCTACGGTACTGACCTGGAGGGCAACTCCACCTTTGTCAATCAGGCGTGCATCCGTATTCTTGGTTACAGCAATGAAGGCGAACTGCTGGGAAAGAACATGCACCTCCAGATCCACCACCATGATGCAAACGGGACATTCAAGCCGGTTGAAAAATGCCGTTTATTTCAGGCATTTGTAAAAGGGGAAGGCGTGCACATCGATGATGAGAAGCTCTGGCGGGCAGACGGGACGTGTTTTTCTGCCGAGATCTGGTCATACCCCCGGCGGCGGAACGGTGTGGTTACCGGTGCGGTGGTGGCGTTTGTCGACATCACCGGGCGCAGGAAGGCAGAGGCAGAGCTGCGAGATAGCGAGTCCCGGTTGAATTCTATTATTCAGGCTTCTCCAATCCCGAAATTTGTCATTGACCGGGATCACCGGGTCATTTTCTGGAACAGTGCTCTTGAAAAATACAGCGGGATTAAAGCCGGAGAATTGCTTGGTACAAACCAGCAGTGGCGGGCGTTTTATTTAAAAGAACGCCCCTGCATGGCTGACCTGCTGGTGGACGGGGCAACCGAAAAGATCCCACAGTGGTACGAGGGCAAATATGCAAAATCCAGGATTGTTGACGGGGCGTACGAAGCAACGGATTTCTTCCCTCATATGGGAGAGAATGGGACATGGCTTCATTTCACCGCCGCCCCAATCAACGATTCCTCCGGCCTGATTATCGGAGCCGTAGAAACGCTTGAAGATATTACCGATCGCAAAAAGGCAGAAGAAGAGATCCGCGCGATGAACCTGTTCCAGACCAGCATCATATCAAACGCCAATGTCTTGCTGATGGTGCTCGATCCTCATGGCAATATACAAACATGGAACCAGGCAGCAGAGGATATCAGCGGGTACGGGGAACAGGAGGTAAAGGGGAACAGTACGGTCTGGAAAAAGCTCTATCCGGATAAAGAGTACCGTAAAACGATCACTAAAAATATCGAACGTATCATCAGCCAGAACAATTTCCTGGAGAACCTTGAAACCATCATCCACTGTAAAAACGGCACAAAGAAAACAATCCTGTGGAATACCCGCAGTCTGCCGGATGCAAAAGGAGCCGCGACCGGCTATGTCGCAATTGGTGTTGACGTCACCGAACGGAAAAAGGCCGAAGAACTGCAAAAACACTTCACCGAAGAACTGGAAAAGCAGGTTATATCCCGTACCGGAGAACTGAACGCATCCCTGCAGGAAAAAGTCGTGCTGCTCCGCGAGATTCACCACCGGGTGAAAAACAACCTGCAGATCATCATTTCGCTCTTGAATCTCCAGTCACGGTATATCAAGGATGAGAAGACGCAACAGATCATTAAAGAAAGCCAGAACCGGCTCAAAGCAATGTCCCTTGTCCATGAAAGACTGTACCAGTCCGAAGACATCTCAAAGATCGACCTTGACGGGTATGTAAAGTTCCTCGGGCGAAACCTTGTCGATTTCTACGGTGTGAGGCGGCAGGATGTCGCCCTGAAAACAGACATCTCTGGTATTTCTGTGGGCATCAACACGGCAATCCCGGTCGGACTTATCCTCAACGAACTGCTCTCCAATTCCTTAAAACATGCATTCCCTGGAGGGAGAAAGGGCGAGATTTCCATCGGGATTAAACGGGAAAATGATATGCTCACGATCCTGTTCAAAGATACCGGAGCGGGACTCCCGGCGGATTTGGACTGGCGAAACGGAAAAACACTCGGTCTCCGGCTTGTCATATCACTGGTGGAACAGCTCTTCGGGACGATTGAACTTGACCGGACAGCGGGGACTTCATTTACCATCGTGGTAAAGGAAAAAGAATAA
- a CDS encoding YunC family protein — protein sequence MEHHIIKLAKKEADGFVIPLGPANLVAIRTDVGLVGCGAFDVSALDSFSYPAAKVRPATGPSIVDTDDILKGIVKEANRSAMGRGIRTGMTGRQALDLL from the coding sequence ATGGAGCACCATATAATCAAGCTGGCAAAAAAAGAAGCGGACGGCTTTGTCATCCCCCTTGGTCCTGCAAACCTTGTCGCCATCAGGACCGATGTCGGGCTGGTGGGGTGCGGGGCTTTTGACGTTTCGGCACTGGACTCGTTCAGTTACCCTGCCGCAAAGGTGAGACCGGCAACCGGCCCGTCGATTGTTGATACAGATGATATCCTCAAAGGGATCGTAAAAGAGGCAAACCGCTCGGCGATGGGGCGCGGGATCCGGACCGGGATGACCGGGCGGCAGGCGCTGGACCTTCTTTAA
- a CDS encoding AbrB/MazE/SpoVT family DNA-binding domain-containing protein encodes MEIRRVQFTGGSSYVVTLPKEWIDDQKIKKNDPLGIEFQADGTLLVTKTIEPESLQRKLDLTVDGITEPAYLFRLLIGAYISGITTIVITSKERLQPFVRAVVRNFTQMTIGQEVVEENDMVITLKDLLNPSEMPFANTIKRMFVIVKAMHEDAITAIRTGNQSLAADVTARDNDVDRLHWLIARQTHMILSNVALSKKMGITSGTAVHYFVISRIIERIGDHAERIVDNAQAILTKDIDPAIIEKIAKASELSVGIFDRSIVSFFNNDMKKSNKNIESVQVLESLCGEINNLVLQQETPDAIALGYITESLRRSGEYAADISENVINYLVEEKQIQKKGKPAG; translated from the coding sequence GTGGAGATCCGGAGAGTCCAGTTTACCGGTGGGTCATCATACGTTGTGACGCTGCCGAAGGAATGGATTGATGACCAGAAGATCAAGAAGAACGATCCGCTCGGGATTGAGTTCCAGGCAGATGGGACGCTGCTTGTAACAAAGACCATTGAACCAGAGTCCCTGCAGCGGAAATTGGATTTAACTGTAGACGGGATTACAGAACCGGCGTACCTGTTCCGGCTGTTGATCGGTGCATATATCTCGGGCATCACCACGATCGTGATTACATCAAAAGAACGGTTACAACCGTTTGTCAGGGCGGTGGTCCGGAATTTCACCCAGATGACGATCGGGCAGGAAGTTGTCGAAGAGAATGATATGGTTATCACATTAAAAGACCTGCTCAACCCGTCGGAGATGCCGTTTGCAAACACCATCAAGCGGATGTTTGTGATAGTAAAAGCGATGCACGAGGATGCGATCACAGCGATAAGGACAGGAAACCAGTCGCTTGCTGCCGATGTGACCGCCCGCGACAATGACGTGGATCGCCTCCACTGGCTCATCGCCCGGCAGACGCACATGATCCTGTCCAATGTCGCACTTTCAAAAAAGATGGGGATTACATCTGGAACAGCGGTGCACTACTTCGTGATCAGCCGGATCATCGAGCGGATTGGCGATCATGCGGAACGGATTGTAGACAACGCACAGGCAATCCTGACAAAAGACATCGATCCGGCAATCATCGAAAAGATCGCAAAGGCAAGCGAGCTTTCGGTCGGCATCTTCGACCGGAGCATTGTTTCGTTTTTCAATAACGATATGAAAAAGTCAAATAAGAACATCGAGTCCGTGCAGGTGCTCGAATCCCTTTGCGGGGAGATCAACAATCTGGTGCTCCAGCAGGAGACTCCCGATGCCATCGCGCTCGGCTACATCACGGAGAGTCTCAGGAGATCGGGGGAATATGCAGCGGATATCTCGGAAAATGTGATCAATTATCTTGTAGAAGAAAAACAAATTCAGAAGAAAGGGAAACCTGCCGGATGA
- a CDS encoding phosphate ABC transporter substrate-binding protein: MNKRTHSSLFVTLGLVILLVGAMAVAGCTDSAKKTSPATLVPTTAVLTPSQAPVSTPAAHQSVATPRTTAPAIPGSKGKLKVSGSTTVLPIAQKAAEAFMATNPNADIQVTGGGSGVGVQQIGEKSVDIGMSSRELSASEKTKYPALVKTVVAKDGIAIIVNPANEVKVVSADAAKDIYTGKITKWTEILGGNVPNTNNFIVVVGRDSASGTREFFDKDSAGILKGAAPVKSMLEKNSNGAIIQTIAQTPGAIGYVSIGFVDKSVKALPIWWNDPNKAVSPTRENVLDRSYPINRELFMFTNGQPAGLAKDYIDFILSPDGQKIVSEEGYVSVT; the protein is encoded by the coding sequence ATGAACAAGCGAACACATTCCAGTCTTTTCGTGACGCTGGGCCTCGTCATACTGCTCGTCGGAGCAATGGCGGTGGCCGGCTGTACTGATAGTGCGAAGAAAACCAGCCCGGCAACACTCGTTCCGACAACTGCTGTACTCACTCCATCACAGGCACCCGTATCAACACCGGCGGCGCACCAGAGTGTTGCGACCCCCAGAACTACTGCTCCGGCAATCCCGGGTTCAAAAGGGAAACTGAAGGTCAGCGGTTCAACAACAGTTTTACCAATCGCCCAGAAAGCTGCCGAAGCTTTCATGGCCACCAACCCGAATGCTGATATTCAGGTAACCGGTGGCGGGTCAGGGGTCGGCGTCCAGCAGATTGGTGAAAAATCTGTTGACATCGGCATGTCCTCGCGAGAATTAAGTGCATCAGAGAAAACCAAATACCCGGCACTTGTGAAAACCGTAGTGGCAAAAGACGGGATCGCAATTATTGTCAACCCGGCAAATGAGGTCAAGGTCGTTTCTGCTGATGCGGCAAAGGATATCTATACCGGGAAAATTACCAAGTGGACCGAGATCCTTGGCGGTAATGTTCCCAATACCAACAACTTCATCGTGGTCGTAGGCCGCGACAGTGCATCAGGTACCCGCGAGTTCTTTGACAAGGATAGTGCCGGTATCCTCAAAGGAGCCGCACCGGTAAAATCCATGCTCGAGAAGAACTCCAACGGCGCAATCATCCAGACCATCGCCCAGACTCCGGGTGCAATCGGTTATGTTTCCATCGGGTTTGTCGATAAAAGTGTAAAGGCACTCCCCATCTGGTGGAACGATCCAAACAAGGCTGTCTCACCGACAAGGGAAAATGTGCTCGACAGGAGCTACCCGATTAACCGTGAACTGTTCATGTTCACCAATGGCCAGCCCGCCGGGCTTGCAAAGGACTACATCGATTTCATCCTGAGCCCGGATGGACAGAAGATTGTCTCTGAAGAAGGGTACGTATCAGTCACATGA
- the phoU gene encoding phosphate signaling complex protein PhoU, protein MSEKFHAELNNLKQDTVEMAEFGRYMLRTAVDALIQQDVGLAESVVAKKEEIHGMEVQIEENCYQLIALYQPMAKDMRVIACTLKVATASMRIGRYGKVIAKIVKEISDKPHIANLMSIPHMADLVIEMVDDAVRAYKSDDITQIAEFSSRDDTIDALRHSIFREGITYMMEDPKNIPRCTHYIMVARYLERCADHACKIAENVHYMQTGERIEIK, encoded by the coding sequence ATGTCAGAAAAATTTCATGCGGAACTGAATAACCTGAAGCAGGATACAGTTGAAATGGCTGAATTCGGGCGATACATGCTCCGGACAGCAGTCGATGCGCTTATCCAGCAGGATGTGGGCCTTGCGGAGTCGGTCGTGGCAAAAAAAGAGGAGATCCACGGGATGGAAGTGCAGATAGAAGAAAATTGCTACCAGCTGATTGCGCTCTACCAGCCGATGGCAAAGGACATGCGGGTCATTGCCTGCACATTAAAAGTTGCAACAGCGTCAATGCGCATTGGGCGGTACGGCAAGGTGATCGCAAAGATCGTAAAGGAGATCTCGGATAAACCTCATATCGCGAACCTGATGAGCATACCCCACATGGCAGACCTCGTCATAGAGATGGTTGATGATGCGGTCCGGGCATACAAATCAGATGATATCACACAGATTGCAGAATTTTCCTCGCGTGATGATACCATCGATGCACTCCGGCACTCTATCTTCCGTGAGGGGATCACCTACATGATGGAGGACCCCAAGAATATCCCGCGCTGCACGCACTACATCATGGTCGCCCGGTACCTGGAACGGTGCGCCGACCATGCATGCAAAATAGCAGAGAATGTGCACTATATGCAGACGGGAGAACGCATCGAGATCAAATAA
- the pstA gene encoding phosphate ABC transporter permease PstA, protein MRPSNGTTGKYISADIRRAVSLKSAATSREQKETAIRTIWFLAATSAIIAIFFILLFLLRDSLPVFENTGIIPFLTVTTWYPTGNPPEYGIFVLIVGTVLVTLGAMAFAIPLSIGCAIYISELAPLWAKNILKPAIELLAGIPSVVYGFFGLVVLTDVIRTTFDTPTGETWLAGSILLGIMALPTIISISEDAISMVPREYKEGSLAIGATRWQTISRVIVPGALSGITAAIILGFGRAIGETMAVLMVTGNAAIIPDPIWNVLSPVRTLTGTLGIEMGEVAVGSNHYAALFGIAAVLLAITLIVNSIAVMILTNLRERHMGGAHRKYIALQTLMEWIKRPLTIGGFLLFLIAFFLVVPLYLAVPLLACFGAGYFLKGRLKPKQAEKVAFSFIVTSVIIVLLILIILLQDIVVHGLPALSWEFLTQPPKDLGRAGGIFPAIVGTFYLVTGAILIALPLGVGAAIYLIEYTKEGRVTRFIRIAVDLLNGTPSIVFGLFGLAFLVYFLNFGVSLIAGQVTLALMVLPTMIRATEESLKNIPQSLREGSLALGATRWQTIYRVVLPPAVPGIVTGTILSIGRAAGETAPIMFTAVVFSQRYLTSSVFEPVMALPYHLYILATNVPGSSANKYGTALVLLLLVTGIYSVAIFVRTNFQKKLRG, encoded by the coding sequence ATGAGACCTTCAAATGGAACAACGGGAAAGTATATCTCAGCTGATATCCGGAGGGCTGTCTCCCTAAAATCAGCAGCAACATCCCGCGAGCAAAAAGAAACAGCAATCAGGACAATCTGGTTCCTTGCCGCCACATCTGCAATCATCGCGATCTTCTTCATCCTGCTGTTTCTTCTGCGTGACAGCTTGCCGGTATTTGAAAACACCGGGATTATCCCTTTCCTTACCGTCACGACATGGTACCCGACAGGTAACCCGCCGGAGTATGGCATCTTTGTCCTGATTGTCGGGACCGTGCTGGTCACCCTCGGGGCAATGGCCTTTGCCATCCCGTTATCGATCGGGTGTGCAATCTACATCTCCGAGCTCGCCCCCTTGTGGGCAAAGAACATTCTCAAACCGGCAATCGAACTTCTCGCAGGAATACCCTCGGTAGTCTATGGCTTTTTCGGGCTTGTTGTCCTTACCGACGTGATACGTACAACGTTCGATACTCCCACCGGTGAAACATGGCTTGCCGGATCCATCCTGCTGGGCATCATGGCACTCCCCACCATCATCAGCATCTCAGAGGATGCCATCAGCATGGTGCCTCGGGAGTACAAAGAAGGGTCACTTGCGATCGGTGCCACGCGCTGGCAGACGATCAGCAGGGTCATCGTCCCGGGTGCTCTTTCAGGGATCACTGCGGCGATTATCCTCGGGTTCGGGCGGGCGATCGGGGAGACCATGGCAGTCCTGATGGTGACCGGGAATGCGGCCATCATCCCCGATCCGATCTGGAATGTCCTTTCACCGGTCAGAACCCTCACCGGAACACTGGGTATCGAGATGGGTGAAGTCGCGGTGGGCAGCAATCACTATGCGGCGCTCTTCGGCATTGCAGCAGTCCTCCTTGCCATAACGCTGATTGTAAACTCCATCGCAGTCATGATCCTGACCAATCTCCGCGAGCGTCATATGGGCGGGGCACACAGGAAATATATTGCCCTGCAAACCCTCATGGAATGGATCAAGCGGCCCCTTACCATCGGCGGATTCCTTCTTTTTCTCATTGCATTTTTTCTGGTTGTGCCCCTATATCTGGCCGTACCCCTCCTTGCCTGTTTCGGTGCCGGGTACTTCCTCAAAGGCCGTCTCAAACCAAAACAGGCAGAGAAGGTTGCATTCAGCTTCATCGTCACATCGGTCATCATCGTCCTCCTCATCCTTATCATTCTCCTCCAGGATATTGTCGTCCACGGTCTTCCTGCCCTTTCATGGGAATTTTTAACCCAGCCCCCCAAAGATCTCGGGCGTGCGGGAGGGATCTTCCCGGCAATTGTCGGGACATTCTACCTTGTTACTGGCGCAATACTCATCGCGCTGCCACTCGGTGTGGGTGCAGCGATCTACCTCATCGAATATACCAAAGAGGGCAGGGTCACCCGGTTTATCCGCATCGCAGTTGATTTATTGAACGGCACCCCGTCGATCGTCTTCGGGCTCTTTGGCTTGGCATTCCTTGTCTACTTCCTGAACTTTGGCGTCTCGCTGATCGCGGGGCAGGTCACGCTCGCACTCATGGTCCTGCCCACGATGATCCGCGCCACAGAGGAGTCGTTAAAGAACATCCCGCAATCACTGAGGGAGGGAAGCCTTGCACTGGGAGCGACCCGCTGGCAGACGATATACCGGGTTGTCCTGCCACCGGCAGTACCCGGTATCGTCACCGGTACTATCCTGTCCATCGGCAGGGCTGCAGGAGAAACGGCGCCGATCATGTTCACTGCCGTTGTCTTTTCCCAGAGATATCTCACAAGCTCGGTCTTTGAACCTGTGATGGCACTGCCCTACCACCTCTACATCCTTGCCACAAATGTGCCGGGCTCTTCGGCCAACAAGTACGGGACTGCGCTGGTACTCCTGCTCCTTGTGACCGGGATTTACTCGGTCGCGATCTTTGTGAGAACCAATTTCCAGAAAAAATTGCGGGGTTAA
- the cofH gene encoding 5-amino-6-(D-ribitylamino)uracil--L-tyrosine 4-hydroxyphenyl transferase CofH, which yields MDSLKELLDDVAAGHRLNSREALLLFRTHNRAVWDVAAAADAVRHEKAGDAVTYVRNQNINVTNLCVNACGFCGFSKKPGDPGVYFHDREEILKKAAQAKKRNVTEICTVSGLHPDFNAQSYCDTYRWIREAAPGVHIHASNPMEVAYAAKKSRISTEDVLSRMRDAGLGSMCGTAAEILVDSVRKTICPQKVSTKEWVRIIKEAHYLGIPTTATIMYGHCESDIDRLKHLEILREIQDETGGFTEFVPLSFIHMNTPLYKKGVARAGATGREDLLMVAVSRLFLDNFKNIQVSWVKEGVRLAQLGLIAGANDLGGTMFEESISKGAGATNTDYLDPEEMRRIAGDIGRKLVQRSTLYELLS from the coding sequence ATGGATAGCCTCAAAGAACTTCTGGATGATGTCGCGGCGGGTCACCGCCTGAATTCACGGGAAGCGCTCCTGCTCTTCCGCACCCATAACCGGGCTGTCTGGGACGTGGCAGCAGCAGCGGATGCCGTGAGGCACGAGAAGGCAGGCGATGCGGTGACCTATGTCCGGAACCAGAACATCAACGTCACCAACCTCTGCGTCAATGCCTGCGGGTTCTGCGGTTTCTCGAAAAAACCCGGCGACCCGGGCGTCTATTTCCACGACCGGGAGGAAATCTTAAAAAAAGCAGCGCAGGCCAAAAAGCGAAACGTGACCGAGATATGCACGGTCAGCGGGCTGCACCCGGATTTTAACGCACAGTCCTATTGTGATACGTACCGTTGGATTCGCGAGGCGGCGCCGGGCGTCCATATCCACGCGAGCAACCCGATGGAGGTCGCGTATGCGGCAAAGAAGAGCCGGATATCCACAGAAGACGTGCTCTCGCGGATGAGGGACGCCGGGCTGGGATCGATGTGCGGCACGGCGGCGGAGATCCTTGTTGACAGTGTGCGCAAAACGATCTGCCCGCAGAAGGTCAGCACAAAGGAGTGGGTGCGGATCATCAAAGAGGCGCATTACCTTGGCATCCCCACGACCGCCACCATCATGTACGGGCACTGCGAAAGCGACATCGACCGGTTAAAACACCTTGAAATCCTGCGGGAGATCCAGGACGAGACCGGAGGTTTTACCGAGTTTGTCCCGCTCTCATTCATCCACATGAACACCCCGCTCTACAAAAAAGGGGTCGCCCGTGCAGGGGCAACCGGCAGGGAAGACCTGCTTATGGTCGCAGTTTCGCGGTTGTTTTTGGACAATTTTAAAAACATACAGGTCTCGTGGGTGAAGGAAGGCGTCAGGCTTGCGCAGCTCGGGCTGATTGCCGGTGCAAACGACCTCGGCGGCACGATGTTTGAGGAGAGCATCTCAAAAGGTGCCGGGGCAACCAATACCGATTACCTTGACCCGGAAGAGATGCGGAGGATTGCCGGGGATATCGGGAGGAAGCTTGTCCAGCGAAGCACACTCTATGAGTTACTTTCCTGA
- a CDS encoding S26 family signal peptidase gives MAGEREQTGIRARIEQFRTSEHWVVSLARDILWLVAVVGGIALALYLICGTWPAVVTIESESMVPHMNVGDLVVVVQKDRYGEFQTWDEGKKTSTIRFGDYGDVLIYQPNGANNPVLPIPLISKGVHPIIHRAMTIAVAGTPVPSYINPYRGQLTPSEYLPLSTGNTTVEGFTLLYTGTWNESVNIVPGKKDLYIQTPDGRYVLPAAFITPGAGYVWVHGEPSVHSGYITKGDNNIASDQASAIAGLGALEPVKDEWVIGKALFAIPLVGLLPLHIVEVIIVVVAIMVIHELYLRRKGNGPEKSQKKSGKKKR, from the coding sequence ATGGCAGGGGAGAGGGAGCAAACGGGCATTCGGGCACGAATTGAGCAGTTCCGGACGAGTGAACACTGGGTCGTCTCGCTTGCCCGGGACATCCTGTGGCTCGTTGCAGTTGTCGGGGGGATCGCACTTGCGCTCTACCTTATCTGCGGGACATGGCCGGCAGTCGTCACGATCGAGTCCGAGAGCATGGTGCCGCACATGAACGTGGGCGATCTGGTCGTCGTCGTGCAGAAAGACAGGTACGGGGAGTTTCAGACATGGGACGAAGGCAAAAAGACAAGTACGATTCGGTTCGGCGATTACGGCGACGTCCTCATCTACCAGCCAAACGGCGCAAACAACCCCGTCCTCCCCATCCCGCTCATCTCGAAGGGAGTCCACCCGATCATCCACCGTGCGATGACAATCGCCGTCGCCGGCACTCCGGTGCCCTCGTATATCAACCCGTACCGGGGCCAGCTCACCCCATCGGAATATCTCCCTTTGAGCACGGGCAATACAACCGTTGAAGGGTTTACTCTCCTGTATACCGGCACCTGGAACGAATCGGTAAACATTGTGCCGGGAAAAAAAGACCTCTATATCCAGACTCCTGACGGGCGGTATGTGCTGCCCGCCGCCTTCATCACGCCCGGCGCGGGATATGTGTGGGTGCACGGGGAACCGTCAGTGCATAGCGGCTACATCACAAAGGGTGACAATAATATCGCAAGCGACCAGGCAAGCGCCATTGCCGGTCTCGGGGCGCTTGAACCCGTAAAGGATGAGTGGGTCATAGGAAAAGCACTCTTTGCCATCCCGCTTGTCGGCTTGCTTCCGCTCCATATCGTGGAAGTGATCATTGTGGTCGTCGCCATCATGGTGATCCATGAACTGTACCTGCGGCGAAAAGGGAACGGGCCGGAGAAATCGCAGAAGAAGTCCGGTAAGAAAAAGCGGTGA